One window of Botrimarina mediterranea genomic DNA carries:
- a CDS encoding NINE protein, whose product MATYASADRRAYPSELADSNTHSLLVGYALWLFGFLGAHRFYYGKPITGTIWFFTLGLLFIGWIIDFFLMPSLQRDAEIESTPGPINHTIAWLLLTFLGVFGAHRLYMGKWITGIVYFFTAGLVGVGVLYDFWTLNGQVSERNTELETY is encoded by the coding sequence ATGGCAACCTACGCCTCCGCCGACCGGCGGGCTTACCCCAGTGAACTCGCCGACAGCAACACGCACTCACTGCTGGTGGGCTACGCCCTCTGGCTTTTCGGCTTCTTGGGCGCCCATCGCTTCTACTACGGAAAGCCGATCACCGGGACGATCTGGTTCTTCACGCTGGGGCTGCTGTTCATCGGTTGGATCATCGACTTCTTCTTGATGCCCAGCTTACAGCGCGACGCCGAGATCGAATCGACGCCCGGCCCGATCAACCACACGATCGCCTGGCTGCTGCTGACGTTCCTGGGCGTCTTCGGCGCCCACCGCCTCTATATGGGCAAGTGGATCACCGGCATTGTCTACTTCTTCACGGCCGGCCTCGTGGGCGTGGGCGTGCTCTACGACTTCTGGACCCTCAACGGCCAGGTCAGCGAGCGGAATACCGAGCTGGAGACCTATTGA
- a CDS encoding exopolysaccharide biosynthesis protein — translation MEAAMASESPTKLSELLDEMVEGTNGDKVSLGDLLDTVESRSFGPLLVVPALIAASPIGAVPGMSVITGSMIILLAGQLVAGRRHPWLPQRIRDFEFDRERLTKTRKKLRPWLKWAERPIQARLTMLVEPPADRVIAVICIALSLLFYPLALVPFGVFLPSVAILFFGVGLSARDGLLTLFAFGMTAATVWAAIAFWPF, via the coding sequence ATGGAAGCTGCGATGGCTAGCGAATCGCCTACCAAGCTGTCCGAACTGCTCGATGAGATGGTCGAGGGGACCAACGGCGATAAGGTCTCACTCGGCGACTTGCTCGACACCGTCGAATCACGGAGCTTCGGGCCGCTGCTCGTCGTCCCCGCCCTGATCGCCGCATCGCCGATCGGCGCCGTCCCGGGAATGTCGGTCATCACCGGGAGCATGATCATTCTGCTCGCTGGTCAACTCGTAGCGGGTCGCCGTCATCCCTGGCTCCCTCAGCGGATCCGCGACTTCGAGTTCGATCGAGAACGGCTGACGAAGACCCGCAAGAAGCTTCGGCCATGGCTGAAATGGGCTGAACGCCCGATCCAGGCCCGACTCACCATGCTTGTCGAACCGCCGGCCGATCGGGTGATCGCCGTAATCTGTATCGCCCTGTCGCTGCTGTTCTATCCGCTGGCTCTCGTCCCGTTTGGAGTGTTTCTTCCTTCGGTAGCCATCCTTTTCTTTGGCGTCGGACTCTCCGCACGCGATGGCCTGTTGACGCTCTTCGCCTTCGGCATGACTGCCGCCACCGTCTGGGCCGCGATCGCCTTCTGGCCGTTTTAA
- a CDS encoding YqaE/Pmp3 family membrane protein: protein MAAKAGIELTDPIKILLAIFIPPLGVALEVGLGKHFWINLILTLLGYIPGVIHAAWVIFSR, encoded by the coding sequence ATGGCTGCAAAAGCCGGCATCGAACTGACCGACCCCATCAAGATTCTGCTCGCTATCTTCATCCCTCCGCTGGGAGTGGCGCTTGAGGTGGGGCTGGGTAAGCACTTCTGGATCAACTTGATCCTGACCTTGCTCGGCTATATCCCCGGCGTCATCCATGCGGCGTGGGTCATCTTCAGCCGCTGA
- a CDS encoding DUF4112 domain-containing protein yields the protein MEAAKRTLFGRRAARSRDAAVEDARKLATLLDDAFRIPGTNIRFGWDAIVGLLYGPGDVATFIVGLSPVIAAWRLGASRWLLFRMLMNLGLDSIIGIIPGIGTLFDIFYKANRRNARLLDRHVAAAKRAAAEAPQTGG from the coding sequence ATGGAAGCCGCCAAACGCACTTTGTTCGGCCGCCGAGCCGCTCGCAGCCGCGACGCCGCGGTCGAGGACGCCCGTAAACTGGCGACGCTGCTCGACGACGCCTTCCGCATTCCGGGCACGAACATCCGCTTCGGTTGGGACGCCATCGTGGGGCTGCTCTACGGCCCCGGCGACGTGGCGACCTTTATTGTCGGTTTGTCACCGGTCATTGCCGCGTGGCGTCTAGGGGCGAGTCGTTGGCTGCTATTCCGCATGCTGATGAATCTCGGCCTCGATTCAATTATCGGGATCATCCCCGGCATCGGTACGCTGTTCGACATCTTCTACAAGGCGAATCGCCGTAACGCCCGTTTGCTAGACCGTCACGTCGCCGCTGCCAAGCGAGCGGCTGCTGAGGCGCCACAAACCGGGGGCTAA
- a CDS encoding DUF1328 domain-containing protein: MLSWALTFLVIALIAAVLGFGGIAGAATGIAKILFFAFLILFLVSLIIPRFRGSV, encoded by the coding sequence ATGTTGAGCTGGGCCCTTACTTTCCTGGTTATTGCGTTGATTGCCGCTGTTCTTGGTTTCGGCGGTATCGCCGGCGCCGCGACGGGCATCGCCAAGATCCTGTTCTTTGCCTTCCTGATTCTGTTCCTCGTCAGCCTGATCATTCCCCGCTTCCGCGGCTCGGTCTAA